A window from Nitrospira sp. ND1 encodes these proteins:
- a CDS encoding penicillin-binding protein 1A: MSELDHLLDKPEKPRRRWRWWKIAVIGLLLAIVLGGGGAAGILWYFSQDLPSLDPLQNYQPSLVTRVYSDDRQVIGQFFIERRFLKPIQEMPKSLTQAVIATEDTRFFEHPGLDIVGILRAAWTNIRHGGRKVEGASTITQQLARSLFLSAERTFDRKVRELILAYKMELVLTKEQILEMYLNQIYFGQGAYGVAAASQTYFGKELSKLTLAESAFLAGLPKSPSHYSPFKAYDRAKKRQEHVLSRMAEAGFISAADREQAVAEKLNFRRPGSEHLGPYFVEYIRQLLVAKFGEAMVYKGGLEVFTTLNADMQKAAETAVFNGLREVDKRQGWRGPLRTVDLATLEVPAPDPSVKLAEGDIMEGVVTKIAKDHVLVQIGGSTGRLAFDDMAWVTKYLKGKDPTKDAVPVKNIKQLLALGDVIEVGVKKLEKEIVHLRLEQTPLVEGALVAIDPKTGAIRAMVGGYDFARSEYNRAVLARRQPGSSFKPIIYATAMNQGMSPATVVLDAPVVYEQEEEDKTWKPENYGKRFHGIVSLREALIHSHNLATVRLLDKVGIRNVIDFSRTVGIVSPLAADLSLALGSSGVGLTELVSVYGVFANQGMRVEPYAVASVQDSGGRTLDQAAIQPRQVVSRETAYLITNMMEDVIQRGTGMAAKAVIDRPVAGKTGTTNDFTDAWFIGSTPNLATGAWVGFDDRRPLGETESGAHAALPIWISFMKDALKQLPVVPFEIPDGVMFVKVDPSTALLTDQDEQHGTVELFTKGTEPTKSAGSKIDPTEFYKLDQLQDSAPPVPVEP; the protein is encoded by the coding sequence ATGTCCGAACTCGATCACTTACTCGATAAGCCGGAGAAGCCTCGCCGTCGCTGGCGATGGTGGAAGATTGCCGTCATCGGCCTGCTGTTGGCCATTGTGCTCGGTGGCGGCGGGGCGGCCGGCATTCTCTGGTATTTCTCTCAAGACCTGCCCTCGCTGGATCCCTTGCAGAACTATCAGCCGAGTCTGGTGACGCGCGTCTACTCCGACGACCGGCAAGTGATCGGCCAGTTTTTCATCGAGCGACGGTTCCTCAAGCCCATTCAGGAGATGCCCAAGAGTCTGACTCAAGCCGTCATCGCGACTGAAGACACGAGATTTTTTGAGCACCCGGGCCTGGACATCGTCGGCATTCTGCGGGCGGCCTGGACCAATATTCGCCATGGCGGCCGGAAGGTTGAAGGCGCGAGTACCATTACCCAGCAGCTGGCGCGGTCTCTGTTTCTTTCGGCAGAGCGGACGTTCGATCGCAAAGTCCGGGAACTCATTCTGGCCTACAAGATGGAACTGGTGCTGACCAAGGAACAGATTCTGGAGATGTATTTGAACCAGATCTATTTCGGCCAGGGGGCCTATGGCGTGGCGGCGGCCAGTCAGACCTATTTCGGGAAAGAACTGTCAAAGCTCACGCTGGCTGAATCGGCGTTTCTCGCCGGTCTTCCCAAATCCCCCAGCCACTACTCCCCCTTTAAGGCCTATGACCGGGCCAAGAAGCGGCAGGAGCATGTGTTGAGCCGGATGGCCGAGGCGGGTTTTATCAGTGCCGCCGATCGTGAGCAAGCTGTAGCCGAAAAGCTGAACTTCCGCCGTCCTGGCAGTGAACATCTCGGGCCCTATTTCGTGGAGTATATCCGGCAATTGCTGGTGGCCAAGTTCGGTGAAGCGATGGTGTACAAGGGTGGACTGGAAGTGTTCACCACGCTGAATGCCGATATGCAGAAAGCGGCTGAAACGGCTGTGTTCAACGGACTCCGCGAGGTCGATAAGCGCCAGGGCTGGCGTGGCCCGCTCCGCACCGTCGATCTGGCGACCCTGGAGGTGCCGGCACCCGATCCCTCTGTGAAGCTGGCGGAGGGGGATATCATGGAAGGGGTGGTGACGAAGATCGCCAAAGATCACGTGCTGGTCCAAATCGGCGGTAGCACCGGTCGGCTGGCCTTCGACGATATGGCCTGGGTAACCAAGTATCTCAAAGGCAAGGATCCCACCAAGGATGCCGTTCCGGTCAAGAATATCAAGCAACTGCTGGCGCTGGGTGATGTCATCGAGGTCGGGGTGAAGAAGCTTGAGAAGGAGATTGTGCATCTGCGCTTGGAGCAGACCCCGCTGGTTGAAGGCGCTCTGGTTGCGATCGATCCCAAAACGGGCGCCATCCGCGCGATGGTCGGCGGGTATGATTTTGCGCGCAGTGAATACAATCGTGCGGTGCTCGCGCGCCGTCAGCCCGGGTCCTCGTTCAAGCCGATCATCTATGCCACGGCGATGAACCAAGGTATGAGTCCGGCTACGGTAGTGCTCGATGCCCCGGTGGTGTACGAACAGGAGGAAGAAGACAAAACCTGGAAGCCTGAAAACTACGGCAAGCGGTTCCACGGCATTGTGAGTTTGCGGGAGGCGCTGATTCATTCTCACAATCTCGCCACCGTGCGGCTCCTGGATAAAGTAGGCATTCGGAACGTGATCGATTTCTCGCGGACGGTCGGTATTGTGAGTCCGCTGGCTGCCGATCTTTCGCTGGCGTTGGGTTCGTCCGGCGTGGGGTTAACGGAGTTAGTGTCAGTGTACGGTGTGTTTGCCAATCAGGGCATGCGGGTGGAGCCTTATGCAGTGGCAAGCGTGCAGGACAGTGGCGGTCGCACGTTGGATCAGGCGGCCATTCAGCCGCGTCAGGTGGTGTCCCGCGAAACGGCATACCTCATTACGAATATGATGGAAGATGTCATTCAACGCGGAACAGGCATGGCGGCCAAGGCTGTCATCGACCGGCCGGTGGCGGGGAAAACCGGGACGACCAATGACTTCACCGATGCCTGGTTCATCGGTTCGACGCCTAATCTGGCGACCGGGGCTTGGGTGGGCTTCGACGATCGGCGTCCCTTGGGTGAAACCGAATCCGGCGCGCACGCGGCCCTGCCGATCTGGATCTCCTTTATGAAGGACGCGCTCAAGCAACTACCGGTTGTGCCGTTTGAAATTCCCGACGGGGTGATGTTTGTGAAAGTGGATCCCTCGACGGCGCTCCTCACCGATCAGGACGAGCAGCATGGCACCGTGGAACTCTTTACAAAAGGCACTGAGCCAACCAAGAGTGCGGGATCCAAGATCGATCCCACCGAGTTCTATAAGCTGGACCAGCTGCAGGATAGTGCCCCACCGGTTCCTGTCGAGCCGTAG
- the iscX gene encoding Fe-S cluster assembly protein IscX → MDLKWSDTEELAIRLVEAHPTTDPLTVRFTDMHAWIVALPEFKDDPKKSNEKTLESIQMAWHEEYQDSQS, encoded by the coding sequence ATGGATTTGAAGTGGAGTGACACTGAAGAACTCGCCATCCGTTTGGTGGAGGCCCACCCGACCACCGATCCCCTCACCGTCCGCTTCACCGACATGCATGCGTGGATCGTCGCCCTCCCCGAATTCAAGGACGACCCGAAGAAGTCGAACGAAAAAACCCTTGAATCCATTCAAATGGCCTGGCACGAAGAATATCAGGACTCCCAGTCCTGA
- the dnaK gene encoding molecular chaperone DnaK, whose protein sequence is MARIVGIDLGTTNSLVAYMDHGTPRVISARHERAMVPSVVALTDNGLIVGDPAKEHLTRNPERTVYSVKRFMGKSLADVQNELAYFPYTLTEKGGVIRIELGEKSYSPPQISAMILKELKLRAEAFLGESITKAVITVPAYFNDSQRQATKDAGMIAGLEVLRIINEPTAASLAYGLQEKTQGTIAVYDLGGGTFDISILKLKNGIFEVLATNGDTHLGGDDFDQLIANLFLADIRTQYGLDLSTYPDHMQAVRLEAERAKIRLSEELKTAVSLDLPESKGRFTRELTRDQLEGLCTALVERTLGPCRLALKDSGLAPGDVDEVVLVGGSTRMPLVRQRVQALFGKQPHCELNPDEVVALGAAVQADILSGGTTDMLLLDVTPLSLGIETMGGVMSILIRRNTTIPASAKEMFTTYVDGQTGVDIHILQGERELAKDNRSLARFRLKVPPLPAGVPRIEVTFLIDANGILNVMAKDMRTAETQSIEVKPSYGLSDQEVERMIEDSFKFAADDVNARKLIEARLDAGALITTTEKSLADGGHLVALGEVEAIRTALSALSTAKDGIDPRAIRARMADIEQAAKGLTVAMLDDSLKQGLQGKKVSDVTQS, encoded by the coding sequence ATGGCACGCATTGTCGGCATCGACCTCGGCACGACCAATTCCCTTGTCGCTTACATGGATCATGGCACGCCACGCGTCATCTCGGCACGCCACGAACGCGCGATGGTCCCCTCTGTCGTCGCGCTGACCGACAACGGACTCATTGTCGGCGACCCGGCCAAAGAACATCTCACCAGAAATCCCGAGCGCACGGTCTACTCCGTCAAACGGTTCATGGGCAAGAGCCTGGCCGACGTCCAAAACGAACTGGCCTACTTTCCCTACACGCTCACAGAGAAAGGTGGCGTCATCCGGATCGAGCTGGGAGAGAAATCCTACTCCCCACCCCAGATCTCTGCCATGATCCTGAAAGAACTCAAGCTCCGTGCTGAAGCCTTTCTGGGAGAAAGCATCACCAAAGCCGTCATTACCGTGCCTGCCTATTTTAACGATAGCCAGCGGCAGGCGACCAAAGACGCAGGCATGATTGCCGGACTTGAAGTCTTGCGCATCATCAATGAACCAACCGCTGCCTCACTGGCCTACGGGTTGCAAGAAAAGACGCAGGGCACCATCGCCGTCTACGACCTGGGCGGGGGAACGTTCGATATCTCGATCCTGAAATTAAAAAACGGGATCTTTGAAGTGCTCGCCACAAATGGCGATACGCATCTCGGCGGCGACGACTTTGACCAGTTGATTGCCAACCTGTTCCTCGCTGACATCCGCACGCAGTATGGACTCGATCTCAGCACCTATCCCGACCATATGCAGGCAGTCCGCCTGGAAGCCGAGCGCGCAAAGATTCGCCTTTCAGAAGAACTCAAGACCGCCGTGAGTCTCGACCTCCCGGAAAGTAAGGGCCGGTTTACACGCGAACTCACACGCGATCAACTTGAAGGGCTCTGTACCGCATTGGTTGAGCGTACGCTGGGTCCCTGCCGGCTGGCCTTGAAAGATTCCGGTCTAGCGCCCGGCGACGTCGATGAAGTCGTCCTCGTCGGCGGTTCGACACGCATGCCGCTGGTTCGCCAACGAGTACAAGCCCTCTTCGGAAAACAACCGCACTGCGAACTGAATCCGGACGAAGTGGTCGCGTTGGGCGCGGCGGTACAGGCAGATATTCTGAGCGGCGGCACAACGGATATGTTGCTATTGGATGTGACACCCCTGTCATTGGGTATCGAAACAATGGGCGGGGTCATGAGCATTCTGATCAGACGAAACACCACCATCCCCGCCAGCGCCAAGGAAATGTTTACCACCTATGTGGACGGCCAAACAGGCGTGGACATTCATATTCTCCAGGGCGAACGAGAGCTGGCCAAAGACAACCGCAGCCTGGCCCGTTTCCGTCTCAAGGTGCCGCCCTTGCCCGCGGGAGTTCCACGCATTGAAGTGACCTTCCTGATCGATGCGAACGGCATTCTGAATGTCATGGCCAAAGACATGCGGACCGCTGAGACTCAATCGATCGAGGTTAAACCCTCCTACGGATTATCGGATCAAGAAGTAGAACGGATGATCGAAGATTCGTTCAAGTTCGCCGCAGACGACGTCAACGCGCGAAAGCTGATCGAAGCCAGACTCGATGCAGGAGCGCTGATCACCACGACCGAAAAATCGTTAGCCGATGGCGGGCATCTCGTCGCTTTAGGGGAAGTCGAAGCCATACGCACGGCCCTCTCGGCATTGTCGACGGCCAAGGACGGAATCGATCCTCGTGCCATCCGTGCGCGCATGGCTGACATTGAGCAGGCAGCCAAAGGGCTCACCGTGGCCATGCTGGACGATTCCCTGAAACAAGGGCTCCAAGGCAAAAAAGTCTCTGACGTGACGCAATCCTGA
- the hscB gene encoding Fe-S protein assembly co-chaperone HscB: protein MSGHIHNTDDRRELQMARSMCWHCQSEMAGEYFCDRCVKVQPVSKDLDYFTCFGLPRRLAIDPQTLETKFYELSRAFHPDFYQNKSDAEQTISLGNSAMLNTAYRTLRDPIQRAEYLLDLEAGSVKDIRTTPPADLFEEILELQDTLDEFRTSDRASESASTLRTKLHADRATLEQRQRDMEAQLQQLFSRWDALQDRGEATEQARAERGRILKEMRDILSNRTYVNNIVNDLVATIA, encoded by the coding sequence ATGAGCGGACATATTCATAACACCGATGATCGACGCGAGCTGCAGATGGCTCGCAGCATGTGCTGGCATTGCCAGTCCGAAATGGCTGGAGAGTACTTTTGCGACCGTTGCGTGAAAGTCCAACCGGTCTCCAAGGATCTGGACTATTTTACCTGCTTTGGGCTGCCACGGCGCCTCGCGATTGATCCGCAGACACTGGAAACCAAGTTCTACGAGTTGAGCCGGGCATTCCATCCTGACTTCTACCAGAATAAAAGCGATGCGGAGCAGACCATCAGCCTCGGCAACTCGGCCATGCTGAACACCGCCTATCGCACCCTACGAGACCCGATTCAACGAGCCGAATACCTATTGGACCTCGAAGCGGGCTCCGTGAAAGATATCCGGACGACACCGCCGGCCGATCTCTTCGAAGAAATTCTCGAGTTGCAGGATACCCTCGATGAGTTCCGCACCAGTGATCGCGCCTCTGAAAGTGCGTCTACCCTCCGCACGAAACTCCACGCTGATCGCGCCACACTTGAGCAACGGCAACGGGATATGGAAGCCCAACTCCAACAGCTTTTCAGCCGGTGGGATGCACTGCAGGATCGTGGCGAGGCCACCGAGCAGGCACGCGCTGAGCGCGGCCGCATTCTCAAGGAAATGCGGGATATCCTGTCCAACCGCACCTACGTGAACAACATCGTCAACGATCTCGTCGCAACGATCGCCTAA
- a CDS encoding iron-sulfur cluster assembly accessory protein — protein sequence MDATTNTDAQAPVITLSDAALKEVKRLINVQGIEEGGLRLGVKGGGCSGLSYTINFDDKIGQYDQVYEFDGVKVIVDAKSAIYLQGTQLDFQKDLMGGNFKFVNPNANKTCGCGESFSA from the coding sequence ATGGACGCCACCACGAATACGGATGCTCAAGCCCCGGTCATCACTCTGAGCGACGCAGCCTTGAAAGAGGTCAAACGTCTCATTAATGTCCAAGGCATCGAAGAAGGCGGCCTCCGCTTAGGCGTCAAGGGAGGCGGTTGCTCCGGCCTGAGCTACACCATCAATTTCGACGACAAGATCGGCCAGTACGATCAAGTGTACGAATTCGACGGCGTCAAGGTCATTGTGGATGCCAAGAGCGCCATTTACCTGCAGGGCACCCAGCTTGATTTTCAGAAGGACCTGATGGGCGGAAACTTCAAATTCGTGAACCCCAACGCCAACAAGACGTGCGGCTGCGGGGAATCCTTTTCGGCCTGA
- the iscU gene encoding Fe-S cluster assembly scaffold IscU: MAYSEKVVDHFNNPRNVGSFKKEEDGVGTGIVGAPECGDVMKLQIKVENDTIVDAKFKTFGCGSAIASSSLATEWLKGKTVEEAGKIKNTDIVQELNLPPVKIHCSVLAEDAIKAALADYQKKADSK; this comes from the coding sequence ATGGCCTATAGCGAAAAAGTCGTCGACCACTTCAACAACCCCCGTAACGTGGGGAGTTTCAAAAAAGAAGAAGATGGAGTCGGCACCGGTATCGTCGGCGCCCCGGAATGCGGCGATGTCATGAAACTCCAGATCAAAGTTGAAAACGACACGATCGTGGACGCCAAGTTCAAGACCTTCGGTTGCGGCTCCGCCATTGCCAGCTCCAGTCTGGCCACCGAATGGCTCAAGGGGAAAACGGTGGAGGAAGCCGGCAAGATCAAGAACACCGATATCGTGCAGGAGTTGAATCTGCCTCCCGTCAAGATTCACTGCTCCGTGCTGGCTGAAGATGCCATCAAGGCAGCCCTCGCCGACTATCAAAAGAAAGCCGACTCGAAGTAA
- a CDS encoding IscS subfamily cysteine desulfurase, with translation MKFPIYLDNHSTTPMDPRVLESMLPYFTEKFGNAASRNHAFGWDAEEGVEAARKQIAKLIHADAKEIVFTSGATESNNLALKGVVEMYHEKGDHIITSSTEHRAVLDTAKALEAKRGVKVTYLPVDKFGMVNPEDVRNAITDKTILISVMFANNEIGTINPVKAIGKIAKEKGILFHCDATQGVGKVPIDVQDMGIDLMSFSAHKIYGPKGVGALYVRKKNPRVRIAAQMDGGGHERGMRSGTLPVPLIVGFGKACELCEQEMAADAARLSVMRDRLHATITKALEDVYLNGHPTERLPHNLNISFAYVEGESLLMGCKEIALSSGSACTSATLEPSYVLRALGVGAELAHSSIRFGLGRFTLDEEVDYAGKRIVEVVTKLREMSPLYEMAKEGIDLKSVSWAAH, from the coding sequence ATGAAGTTCCCGATCTACCTGGATAACCATTCGACCACCCCGATGGATCCGCGGGTGCTGGAATCGATGCTGCCCTATTTCACGGAAAAATTCGGGAACGCCGCCAGTCGCAACCACGCCTTCGGATGGGATGCCGAAGAAGGTGTCGAAGCCGCGCGCAAACAGATCGCCAAGTTGATTCATGCGGACGCCAAAGAAATTGTCTTCACCAGCGGCGCCACCGAATCGAACAATCTCGCGCTCAAAGGCGTCGTCGAGATGTATCACGAAAAGGGCGACCACATTATTACGTCATCCACCGAACATCGCGCGGTGCTGGACACGGCGAAAGCCCTTGAAGCCAAACGCGGGGTCAAGGTCACCTATCTGCCGGTCGACAAGTTCGGCATGGTGAACCCGGAAGACGTGCGGAATGCCATCACTGACAAGACCATCTTGATCTCCGTCATGTTCGCCAATAACGAAATCGGCACCATCAACCCGGTCAAAGCAATCGGGAAGATCGCGAAGGAAAAGGGCATTCTGTTTCATTGCGACGCGACTCAGGGCGTCGGCAAAGTCCCGATCGATGTCCAGGACATGGGAATCGACCTGATGTCCTTCAGCGCGCACAAAATCTATGGCCCCAAGGGCGTCGGCGCCCTGTACGTCAGAAAAAAGAATCCCCGGGTCCGAATTGCGGCGCAAATGGATGGCGGCGGACATGAGCGCGGCATGCGTTCCGGCACCCTGCCCGTGCCGCTGATTGTGGGCTTCGGAAAAGCCTGTGAACTGTGCGAGCAGGAAATGGCCGCCGACGCCGCGCGGCTCTCTGTCATGCGCGACCGGCTGCATGCCACCATCACCAAGGCGCTGGAAGACGTCTATTTGAACGGCCACCCGACCGAACGTCTCCCCCACAATCTCAATATTTCGTTTGCCTACGTCGAAGGCGAATCGCTGCTGATGGGCTGCAAGGAAATTGCTCTCTCGTCCGGCTCGGCCTGCACGTCAGCAACCCTGGAGCCCTCGTATGTGTTGCGTGCATTGGGTGTGGGAGCGGAACTCGCGCATTCCTCCATCAGATTCGGCCTGGGACGGTTCACGCTCGACGAAGAAGTGGACTATGCCGGAAAGAGAATTGTCGAAGTCGTGACCAAGCTCCGGGAAATGTCACCGCTGTACGAAATGGCAAAGGAAGGCATTGACCTGAAATCCGTGTCATGGGCAGCACATTAA
- a CDS encoding Rrf2 family transcriptional regulator, whose translation MLKLSKKADYGLMALQHIASNQYGDVAQARVVNTKEIAEEYHIPVELLAKVLQTLSKSGIIESHNGPKGGYLLGKNPREITIAHVLESLEGPLGIMDCSHEKDGDACMQREHCNIRTPLLKIQSSIYQLLNNMTLQDMMGGTPLITIQSVATEQQGVER comes from the coding sequence ATGCTGAAATTATCGAAAAAAGCTGACTACGGGTTGATGGCACTCCAGCACATCGCCTCCAACCAATACGGCGATGTCGCCCAAGCTCGCGTAGTAAACACAAAGGAAATCGCCGAGGAATATCACATTCCGGTCGAATTACTTGCCAAAGTTCTCCAGACCCTCTCCAAGAGCGGAATCATTGAGAGTCATAACGGCCCCAAGGGCGGTTATCTGCTCGGCAAGAATCCTCGCGAGATCACGATTGCCCACGTACTCGAAAGCCTGGAAGGTCCACTCGGCATCATGGACTGTTCACACGAGAAAGACGGCGATGCCTGCATGCAGCGCGAGCACTGTAACATCCGCACCCCGTTACTGAAAATCCAGAGCAGTATTTATCAGCTTCTCAACAACATGACCTTGCAAGATATGATGGGGGGCACCCCACTCATCACCATTCAATCCGTCGCGACGGAACAACAAGGAGTCGAGCGATGA
- a CDS encoding 2Fe-2S iron-sulfur cluster-binding protein: MGGTNPYIEKADVALPQKSYIVTFIFPDKTEKKVEVQPDKIPYGPTGLPGSILDIAMGNGIDLEHVCGGVCACSTCHVMVKKGLETCNEGTDDEFDQLDEAPVTTLQSRLGCQCVPNGTVEVVVEIPAINKNLAKEGH, encoded by the coding sequence ATGGGTGGGACAAATCCCTACATTGAAAAGGCAGACGTGGCGCTGCCGCAAAAATCTTATATCGTGACCTTCATTTTTCCCGACAAAACGGAAAAGAAGGTTGAGGTACAACCGGACAAGATTCCGTACGGTCCTACGGGCCTGCCGGGAAGTATTCTCGACATTGCGATGGGCAATGGGATCGACCTGGAACATGTGTGCGGTGGCGTCTGCGCCTGCTCCACCTGCCATGTCATGGTGAAGAAAGGCTTGGAGACGTGCAATGAGGGGACGGATGACGAGTTCGACCAGTTGGACGAAGCACCCGTTACGACGTTGCAGTCCCGACTCGGCTGCCAATGTGTGCCGAATGGAACGGTGGAAGTCGTGGTAGAAATTCCTGCCATCAACAAGAATCTGGCGAAAGAAGGACACTGA
- a CDS encoding ferredoxin--NADP reductase: MAEPTQIAEIISLTTLTPHTTELVLRPIEHPLSFKPGQWISLQLPVGDHPPLNRAYSLAEPPSTTGHLTLLFDHVPGGKGSGYLASLKPGDRIPLSGPYGHFVLPDSEPQHLLMIGRYSGLVPLRCMLRALAGHGSLPSSTLIAQAPTTAEQLYHEEFMALAASQSNFRYLPFVNEGPESNAETVDVIKQIAGNGRRVTPMIAGVKAFARPLRALLMELGFDRREVKLETYD; encoded by the coding sequence ATGGCCGAACCAACACAGATTGCCGAAATCATCTCGCTCACGACCCTGACTCCGCATACGACGGAACTCGTGCTCCGCCCCATCGAGCACCCGCTGTCCTTCAAGCCCGGGCAGTGGATCTCACTGCAATTGCCGGTCGGAGACCATCCGCCATTGAATCGTGCCTACTCGTTGGCGGAACCGCCGTCTACCACCGGCCACCTCACACTGCTCTTCGACCACGTTCCAGGCGGGAAAGGATCCGGCTATCTCGCGTCGCTCAAGCCGGGGGATCGCATTCCCCTGTCAGGCCCCTATGGCCACTTTGTGCTGCCCGACTCGGAACCTCAGCACTTGCTGATGATCGGACGCTATTCTGGGCTCGTCCCACTGCGCTGTATGCTCCGCGCACTGGCAGGCCATGGCTCGCTACCTTCAAGCACGCTGATCGCCCAAGCACCCACCACTGCCGAACAGCTCTACCATGAGGAATTCATGGCCCTGGCGGCAAGCCAATCCAATTTCCGGTATCTGCCGTTTGTCAACGAAGGCCCAGAGAGCAATGCCGAGACTGTGGATGTGATCAAACAAATCGCGGGAAACGGTCGGCGGGTGACCCCCATGATTGCCGGGGTCAAAGCATTTGCACGCCCATTGCGGGCACTGTTGATGGAACTGGGGTTCGATCGGCGGGAAGTGAAGCTGGAAACGTACGACTGA
- the gltX gene encoding glutamate--tRNA ligase: protein MSQVRVRFAPSPTGFLHIGGVRTALFNWLFARQQNGVFVLRIEDTDQSRSTDDSIQAILDGMRWVKLDWDEGPFRQTERMDLYREHAMRLFEQGHAYWCVCSSEELEARRKAAETKGGSPKYDGRCRNLGLTKPTGEAALRFRAPQDGQTVVDDLIKGPVVFDNQILDDVIILRSNGYPTYNFSVVVDDALMGITHVVRGDDHLTNTPRQIPIFQALGFPLPRFGHLPMILGPDKARLSKRHGATSIMAYKDMGYLPDAMVNYLVRLGWSHGDQELFSRAELIEKFSWKNVQTSAAVFNPDKLLWLNAEYLKTSPPAEIAQALVPLLEQAGLKEEVRAVSTEWLAQLVVLVKERTKTLVEMVHWVTPYFGQAVVCDEEAAKKFLTSAHSPVLAKLLSRFEAFPAFSKQDWEESFKQLVEEEGIKMGQLAQPVRVALTGRTASPGLFEVMEVLGRDRTLLRLRKGIEQASRS from the coding sequence ATGAGTCAGGTCAGGGTTCGATTTGCGCCCAGTCCGACAGGTTTTCTGCATATCGGCGGGGTACGGACGGCCTTGTTCAACTGGCTGTTTGCGCGGCAGCAGAACGGGGTCTTTGTCCTTCGCATTGAAGACACGGATCAAAGCCGTTCTACCGATGACTCCATTCAAGCCATTCTTGACGGCATGCGCTGGGTCAAACTGGATTGGGACGAAGGGCCCTTTCGGCAGACCGAGCGAATGGATCTCTATCGTGAACACGCGATGCGATTATTCGAGCAAGGCCATGCCTATTGGTGCGTCTGCTCCTCGGAAGAGCTGGAGGCGCGTCGAAAAGCGGCCGAAACCAAAGGCGGATCGCCCAAGTATGACGGCCGGTGTCGGAATCTCGGTCTGACAAAACCGACCGGGGAAGCGGCGCTCCGCTTTAGGGCTCCGCAGGACGGGCAGACGGTTGTCGATGATTTGATCAAGGGCCCTGTGGTGTTCGACAACCAGATTCTGGATGATGTCATCATTCTCAGATCCAATGGGTATCCTACCTATAATTTCTCCGTCGTTGTGGACGATGCCTTGATGGGGATTACCCATGTGGTGCGGGGCGATGACCATCTCACGAATACGCCGCGCCAGATTCCAATTTTTCAGGCGCTGGGATTTCCGTTGCCGCGATTCGGGCATTTACCGATGATTCTTGGACCGGACAAGGCAAGGTTGTCGAAACGGCACGGCGCCACCTCGATCATGGCCTACAAGGACATGGGGTATCTCCCCGACGCGATGGTCAATTACCTGGTTCGCTTGGGCTGGTCGCATGGCGATCAGGAGCTGTTCTCGCGCGCAGAACTGATCGAGAAGTTCTCCTGGAAGAATGTGCAGACCTCGGCGGCTGTGTTTAATCCGGACAAGTTGCTGTGGCTCAATGCTGAATACCTCAAGACCAGCCCTCCGGCTGAGATTGCTCAGGCGCTCGTGCCGCTTCTTGAGCAGGCAGGACTCAAAGAAGAGGTTCGTGCCGTGTCGACCGAATGGCTCGCGCAGCTGGTCGTCTTGGTGAAGGAACGAACGAAGACATTGGTGGAGATGGTCCACTGGGTGACACCCTACTTCGGCCAGGCGGTCGTGTGTGACGAAGAGGCGGCCAAGAAATTCCTCACATCCGCTCACTCGCCGGTGTTAGCCAAACTGTTGAGCCGATTCGAAGCCTTTCCCGCGTTTTCCAAGCAGGACTGGGAAGAGTCATTTAAGCAACTGGTCGAGGAAGAGGGGATCAAGATGGGGCAACTGGCCCAGCCGGTGCGGGTGGCCCTGACGGGACGGACGGCGAGCCCCGGTCTCTTCGAGGTGATGGAGGTGCTAGGTCGCGATCGCACCTTGCTCCGACTTCGCAAGGGGATCGAGCAGGCCTCCAGATCCTGA